The Gemmatimonadetes bacterium T265 genome contains a region encoding:
- a CDS encoding IS6 family transposase — protein MPDRVSPYRGHRFPAEVIADAVRLYLRCALSYRDVEELLAERGIVVSYETVRGWVAKFGAQYAEALRRREGRPGRTWHLDEAATRVGGRVHWPWRAVDEHGQTLDVLLQERRDTAAAARFFRRLLAGAVPPERVTTDKLGSYAAALARLPELVGVGHQQVRSARRCNNRVEQAHQPTRLRERVMRRFKSPASAQRFLDALSRVGSLFRPGRHRLAAAVYRATMRERVITWRAVAGLRAA, from the coding sequence GTGCCCGATCGTGTCAGTCCCTACCGCGGGCATCGGTTCCCGGCCGAGGTGATCGCCGACGCGGTCCGCCTTTACCTCCGCTGCGCCCTGAGCTACCGCGACGTCGAGGAACTCCTGGCCGAGCGCGGCATCGTCGTCTCGTACGAGACGGTCCGCGGGTGGGTGGCCAAGTTCGGGGCGCAGTACGCCGAGGCGCTGCGGCGGCGCGAGGGGCGCCCCGGGCGGACGTGGCACCTCGACGAGGCGGCCACGCGGGTGGGCGGTCGGGTGCACTGGCCGTGGCGGGCGGTCGACGAGCACGGGCAGACGCTCGACGTGCTCCTGCAAGAGCGCCGCGACACCGCCGCCGCCGCGCGGTTCTTCCGCCGGCTGCTGGCCGGCGCCGTGCCGCCCGAGCGTGTCACGACCGACAAGTTGGGCAGCTACGCGGCGGCCCTGGCGCGGCTCCCGGAGCTCGTCGGCGTCGGGCACCAGCAGGTGCGATCCGCCCGGCGCTGCAACAACCGCGTCGAGCAGGCGCACCAACCAACACGGCTGCGCGAGCGGGTCATGCGCCGGTTCAAGTCGCCCGCGTCCGCCCAGCGGTTCCTCGACGCCCTCAGCCGCGTGGGGAGCCTGTTCCGCCCCGGGCGCCATCGGCTCGCGGCGGCTGTGTACCGCGCGACGATGCGCGAGCGCGTTATCACGTGGCGCGCGGTCGCCGGCCTGCGCGCCGCCTAA
- a CDS encoding amino acid decarboxylase: MHTAGSSLPLVLPPARPTSAPARPSGVYARTGNAAAPTGESGAAPDAPERTLDPVDWNALGSLGARMLEDMLIHLRTVRERPVWQPTPADVRAAFTSGLPETPSSAESVYEAFRRNVLPYHTGNIHPRFWGWVMGTGSPTGMLAELLTAAMNGNAIGGDQASTYGEAQVLGWIKAMLGYPADASAILVTGGSVANLIGITAARNARTGIDADGHGLAGSTERPVLYCSTETHNCVAKAASLLGLGRRGVRQLPVDSGYALDLRALEQAIREDRARGLRPFCVVGNAGTVNTAAFDDLTRLADIAREHDLWFHVDGAFGALAALVPELRHLVAGMERADSLAVDLHKWLHMPYDVGCALVRDQGAHRAGWAQSASYLAPQARGIAAGSQWFSEYGPDLSRGDRALKVWMELQIHGRAAYADLVSQNVAQARYLAARIEQTDGLELAAPVGLNIVCLRMTVRGADAAAHDALNKELLLRLQESGVALPTSTVLGDRFVIRVAITNHRTRCADLDLFVDAVRAIAGELQRTA, translated from the coding sequence ATGCACACCGCCGGTTCGTCACTCCCGCTCGTGTTGCCGCCGGCCCGCCCGACGAGCGCGCCCGCCCGGCCGTCGGGCGTCTACGCGCGCACCGGGAACGCCGCCGCGCCGACCGGCGAGTCCGGCGCCGCGCCCGACGCGCCGGAGCGCACCCTGGACCCCGTCGATTGGAACGCGTTAGGCAGTCTCGGCGCGCGCATGCTCGAGGACATGTTGATCCACCTCCGGACGGTGCGGGAGCGCCCGGTCTGGCAGCCCACACCGGCGGACGTGCGCGCGGCCTTCACGTCCGGGCTGCCCGAGACCCCGTCGAGCGCTGAGTCGGTGTACGAGGCGTTCCGGCGAAACGTGCTGCCGTACCATACCGGCAACATCCACCCGCGTTTCTGGGGGTGGGTCATGGGGACCGGGTCCCCGACCGGCATGCTCGCCGAACTCCTCACGGCGGCGATGAACGGCAACGCGATCGGCGGCGACCAGGCGAGTACGTACGGCGAGGCGCAGGTCCTCGGCTGGATCAAGGCGATGCTCGGGTATCCGGCGGACGCGAGCGCGATCCTCGTGACCGGCGGCTCGGTTGCGAACCTGATCGGCATCACCGCCGCCCGGAACGCCCGGACCGGGATCGACGCCGACGGCCACGGCCTGGCCGGGTCGACGGAGCGGCCCGTGCTCTACTGCTCGACCGAGACGCACAACTGCGTCGCGAAGGCGGCGTCGCTGCTCGGACTCGGACGCCGCGGCGTCCGCCAGCTTCCCGTCGACTCCGGCTACGCGCTCGACCTCCGCGCGCTCGAGCAGGCCATCCGCGAGGACCGGGCGCGCGGGCTGCGCCCGTTCTGCGTGGTCGGGAACGCGGGAACCGTCAACACCGCGGCGTTCGACGATCTCACCCGTCTGGCGGACATCGCGCGCGAGCACGACCTGTGGTTCCACGTCGACGGCGCGTTCGGCGCGCTCGCCGCGCTCGTCCCCGAGCTCCGGCACCTCGTCGCGGGTATGGAGCGGGCCGACTCGCTCGCCGTGGACCTGCACAAGTGGCTGCACATGCCCTACGACGTCGGCTGCGCGCTCGTCCGCGACCAGGGTGCGCACCGCGCGGGCTGGGCACAGTCCGCCTCGTATCTCGCGCCGCAGGCGCGGGGCATTGCGGCCGGATCGCAGTGGTTCTCCGAATACGGGCCCGATCTTTCGCGCGGCGATCGGGCGCTCAAGGTGTGGATGGAACTCCAGATCCACGGCCGTGCGGCGTACGCCGACCTGGTCTCGCAGAACGTCGCGCAGGCACGGTACCTCGCGGCGCGGATCGAGCAGACCGACGGACTCGAGCTCGCGGCGCCGGTCGGCCTCAACATCGTCTGTCTGCGCATGACCGTCCGGGGCGCGGACGCGGCGGCGCATGACGCCCTCAACAAAGAGTTGTTGCTCCGTCTGCAGGAGTCGGGGGTCGCGCTGCCCACGAGTACGGTCCTTGGCGACCGGTTCGTGATCCGCGTCGCGATCACGAACCACCGCACGCGGTGCGCCGACCTCGACCTCTTCGTGGACGCGGTGCGCGCGATCGCCGGCGAGCTCCAGCGCACCGCCTAA
- a CDS encoding oxidoreductase, translated as MFTTNPAGGNPAGVWVGDVLPDAAEMQRIAAEVGYSETAFVAPAAGTQRQVRYFSPEAEVPFCGHATVGAGAVLGETTGDGTYHLSTPVGVVPVVVRTRDGVREASLTSVGPRHTAADPRLVGEILDALGWQASELDPAIPPARAYAGAWHLVLAAETPERLARLTYDFDRVKRLMLGAGLTTLQLVWRESPTVFHARNPFPVGGVVEDPATGAAAAALAGYLRDSGRLAVPARVHVRQGEAMGRPGHLVVDVPARGGIVVTGAVVPMPHTP; from the coding sequence GTGTTCACCACCAATCCCGCCGGCGGCAATCCCGCCGGGGTCTGGGTCGGCGACGTGTTGCCGGACGCGGCCGAGATGCAGCGCATCGCCGCCGAGGTCGGGTACTCCGAGACGGCGTTCGTCGCCCCGGCGGCAGGTACGCAGCGCCAGGTGCGCTACTTCAGCCCCGAGGCCGAAGTTCCGTTCTGCGGCCACGCCACCGTGGGCGCCGGAGCCGTGCTCGGCGAGACCACCGGGGACGGGACGTACCACCTGTCGACCCCGGTCGGCGTCGTCCCGGTCGTCGTGCGCACGCGCGACGGCGTGCGGGAGGCCTCGCTCACGTCTGTCGGCCCGCGGCACACGGCGGCCGACCCGCGACTCGTCGGCGAGATCCTTGACGCGCTCGGCTGGCAAGCGAGCGAGCTCGATCCCGCCATCCCGCCCGCCCGCGCGTACGCCGGGGCCTGGCACCTCGTCCTCGCGGCCGAGACACCCGAGCGACTCGCGCGGCTGACTTACGACTTCGACCGCGTGAAGCGGCTCATGCTCGGCGCCGGCCTCACCACCCTGCAGCTCGTCTGGCGCGAATCGCCGACCGTATTCCACGCACGGAACCCGTTCCCCGTGGGCGGCGTGGTCGAGGACCCCGCTACTGGCGCGGCCGCCGCGGCGCTGGCGGGCTACCTCCGCGACAGCGGGCGGCTCGCCGTGCCGGCGCGGGTGCACGTGCGCCAGGGGGAGGCGATGGGGCGGCCGGGTCACCTCGTCGTCGACGTCCCGGCGCGGGGTGGGATCGTCGTCACCGGCGCCGTGGTCCCGATGCCGCACACGCCGTGA
- the cysA gene encoding putative cystathionine gamma-lyase — MPAPAQGMPFLPGPTFAAVYHAAGDPADTAYTYGRYHNPTWTQFEAALGDLEGGPAVTFASGMAAAAAVLGVVLRPGDVLVLPSDGYYTIRALVREHLAPAGVTVREIPTVSAVAGSVRGARLVWIESPVNPTLDVCDVSTIAAAARAAGALVAVDNTTATPLGQVPLALGADFSVASDTKALTGHGDLLLGHVAVRDAAWADTLRQWRTRTGAVPGPMEVWLAHRSLATLDVRLQRSCANAQTIAEFLRSHPAVQAVRYPGLADDPAHAIAARQMQCFGPVVSFTLADRAAAERFLAACRVVREATSFGGTHTTAERRARWGGDAVPPGFIRVSAGLEDAADLVEDLQQALAAA, encoded by the coding sequence GTGCCCGCGCCCGCGCAGGGGATGCCGTTTCTCCCCGGACCCACGTTCGCCGCCGTGTACCACGCGGCCGGTGACCCCGCCGACACCGCGTACACCTACGGCCGGTATCACAATCCGACGTGGACGCAGTTCGAGGCCGCGCTCGGTGACCTCGAAGGCGGTCCCGCCGTTACCTTCGCGTCGGGCATGGCCGCCGCGGCGGCCGTGCTCGGCGTCGTCCTGCGCCCGGGAGATGTGCTCGTCCTTCCGAGCGATGGGTACTACACCATTCGCGCCCTCGTGCGGGAGCACCTCGCGCCCGCTGGGGTGACGGTCCGCGAGATCCCGACGGTCAGCGCGGTGGCCGGGAGTGTCCGGGGCGCACGGCTCGTCTGGATCGAGAGCCCCGTGAATCCGACGCTCGACGTGTGCGACGTCTCGACCATTGCCGCGGCGGCCCGCGCCGCGGGCGCACTCGTGGCTGTCGACAACACCACGGCGACCCCGCTCGGGCAGGTCCCGCTCGCGCTCGGCGCGGACTTCTCGGTCGCGTCGGACACGAAAGCGTTGACCGGCCACGGCGACCTCCTCCTCGGGCACGTCGCGGTGCGGGACGCCGCGTGGGCGGACACCCTGCGCCAGTGGCGAACGCGGACGGGGGCGGTACCCGGCCCGATGGAGGTGTGGCTCGCACACCGCTCGCTGGCCACGCTCGACGTGCGACTCCAGCGGAGCTGCGCCAACGCGCAGACGATCGCGGAGTTCTTGCGCTCGCACCCGGCGGTGCAGGCGGTGCGCTACCCGGGGCTGGCCGACGACCCGGCCCACGCGATCGCCGCGCGGCAGATGCAGTGCTTCGGCCCGGTGGTCAGCTTCACGCTGGCCGATCGCGCGGCGGCCGAGCGGTTCCTCGCGGCGTGCCGGGTCGTTCGGGAGGCGACGAGCTTCGGTGGAACGCACACGACGGCGGAACGGCGCGCGCGGTGGGGCGGCGACGCCGTCCCGCCCGGCTTCATCCGCGTGAGCGCGGGACTGGAGGACGCCGCCGACCTGGTCGAGGATCTCCAGCAGGCGCTCGCCGCCGCGTGA
- a CDS encoding GntR family transcriptional regulator, with the protein MIAVDPAAREPLHRQIYSAVRDLIVVGRLRPNDRVPSTRALAADLGVSRNTVLLAMTQLTSEGYLRGRPGAGTRVAPQLPDALLRVDARREPLGTRPTAGSRPVIARRGARTALLSDGMPRLGLAPRPFRHGTPALDRFPVDLWARLAARRYQRVPLEFLDHGEAFGHRPLREAVAVYVGAARGVRCEPGQVLITSGAQQALALAVQVLLDPGDTAWMEDPGYLGMRGVLTIAGARIAPVPVDAEGLDVAAGMRIAPDARLVYTTPSHQFPLGATMSHVRRRALLQWARGANAWIVEDDYESEYRFAGHPLPALHGLDPDGRVLYVGTFSKTVFPSLRIGYLIVPHDLTDAFARARAFAAGSASPLEQAVLADFIIEGHFARHVRRMRTLYAARQAALVALAERELRGRITLRPAAAGLHLLGWLPPGRSDAAVSSALAARGVEAPPLSMYHVGPRAADGALLLGYASLDDVALRQGVDVLREVLGA; encoded by the coding sequence TTGATCGCCGTCGACCCCGCGGCTCGGGAGCCGCTTCACCGGCAGATCTACAGCGCGGTGCGCGACCTGATCGTCGTCGGCCGACTCCGCCCGAACGATCGCGTTCCGTCGACCCGCGCGCTCGCGGCGGACCTCGGCGTGTCGCGCAACACGGTCCTCCTGGCGATGACGCAGCTCACCTCAGAAGGGTACCTCCGCGGGCGCCCCGGCGCGGGCACGCGCGTCGCGCCGCAGCTCCCCGACGCCCTCCTGCGCGTCGACGCGCGACGTGAACCGTTAGGCACACGGCCCACGGCGGGCTCGCGGCCGGTGATCGCCCGACGCGGCGCGCGGACGGCGCTCCTGAGCGACGGCATGCCGCGCCTCGGCCTCGCGCCGCGTCCATTCCGCCACGGCACGCCGGCGCTGGACCGGTTTCCGGTCGATCTCTGGGCGCGCCTTGCCGCACGACGGTACCAGCGCGTACCGCTCGAATTCCTCGACCACGGCGAGGCGTTCGGGCACCGCCCGCTACGCGAAGCGGTCGCCGTCTACGTCGGCGCCGCGCGCGGCGTTCGCTGCGAACCGGGCCAGGTGCTCATCACGAGTGGCGCGCAGCAGGCGCTCGCCCTCGCCGTACAGGTCCTGCTCGATCCCGGCGACACGGCATGGATGGAGGACCCGGGCTACCTCGGGATGCGCGGGGTGTTGACGATCGCCGGCGCACGGATCGCGCCCGTACCCGTCGACGCGGAGGGGCTCGACGTCGCCGCCGGGATGCGGATCGCACCCGACGCCCGGCTCGTGTATACGACCCCGTCGCACCAGTTTCCGCTCGGGGCGACCATGAGTCACGTGCGCCGCCGCGCGCTGCTGCAGTGGGCGCGCGGGGCCAATGCGTGGATCGTCGAGGACGATTACGAAAGCGAGTACCGGTTCGCCGGTCACCCGCTGCCGGCGCTCCACGGGCTGGACCCGGACGGCCGCGTGCTCTACGTCGGCACGTTCAGCAAGACGGTATTCCCGTCCCTCCGAATCGGGTACTTGATCGTCCCGCACGATCTCACCGACGCGTTCGCGCGCGCGCGCGCGTTCGCGGCCGGTTCGGCGTCGCCGCTCGAGCAGGCGGTCCTCGCCGACTTCATCATCGAGGGGCACTTCGCGCGGCACGTCCGGCGGATGCGGACGCTGTACGCGGCCCGCCAAGCGGCGCTCGTGGCACTCGCCGAACGCGAGTTACGGGGCCGGATCACGCTCCGTCCCGCGGCAGCCGGCCTGCACCTCCTCGGCTGGCTTCCGCCGGGCCGGAGCGACGCGGCAGTGTCGTCGGCCCTCGCGGCGCGTGGCGTGGAAGCACCGCCGCTCTCGATGTACCACGTCGGGCCGCGCGCGGCCGACGGCGCGCTGCTGTTAGGGTACGCGTCGCTGGACGACGTCGCGCTGCGGCAGGGCGTCGACGTCCTTCGCGAGGTGTTAGGCGCCTGA